Proteins from a single region of Gambusia affinis linkage group LG12, SWU_Gaff_1.0, whole genome shotgun sequence:
- the cdk5 gene encoding cyclin-dependent-like kinase 5, translated as MQKYEKLEKIGEGTYGTVFKAKNRETHEIVALKRVRLDDDDEGVPSSALREICLLKELKHKNIVRLHDVLHSDKKLTLVFEYCDQDLKKYFDSCNGDLDPETVKSFMYQLLKGLAFCHSRNVLHRDLKPQNLLINRNGELKLADFGLARAFGIPVRCYSAEVVTLWYRPPDVLFGAKLYSTSIDMWSAGCIFAELANAGRPLFPGNDVDDQLKRIFRLLGTPTEEQWPTMTKLPDYKPYPMYPATTSLVNVVPKLSSTGRDLLQNLLKCNPVQRISAEEALQHPYFADFCPP; from the exons GTACGTATGGAACTGTTTTCAAAGCTAAAAACAGAGAGACGCATGAAATCGTGGCATTAAAACGGGTCAGGCTGGACGACGACGACGAG GGGGTGCCAAGTTCTGCTTTAAGAGAAATCTGTCTTCTGAAAGAactaaagcataaaaacattgtcAG attgcATGATGTGTTGCACAGTGACAAGAAGTTAACATTGGTTTTTGAATATTGTGATCAG gatttgaagaaatattttgacaGCTGTAATGGGGATCTAGATCCTGAAACTGTGAAG TCGTTCATGTACCAACTGTTAAAAGGCCTCGCTTTCTGTCACAGTCGAAACGTTCTTCATAGAGATctgaaaccacaaaatcttCTCATCAACAGA AATGGGGAATTGAAGCTTGCTGACTTTGGGTTGGCTCGAGCTTTTGGCATTCCTGTGAGATGTTACTCAGCAGAG GTTGTGACGTTGTGGTACCGACCTCCAGATGTGTTGTTTGGTGCTAAACTTTATTCTACCTCTATTGACATGTGGTCAGCTGGCTGCATAtttgcag agCTGGCTAATGCTGGAAGGCCGTTATTCCCTGGCAATGATGTGGATGACCAGTTGAAAAGAATCTTCAG ATTGTTGGGCACACCTACGGAGGAACAGTGGCCAACAATGACAAAACTTCCTGATTATAAG CCATATCCCATGTATCCAGCCACCACCTCCCTTGTGAATGTGGTTCCTAAACTAAGTAGCACAGGAAGGGATCTACTGCAG AACCTGTTGAAATGTAATCCCGTTCAGAGGATTTCAGCTGAAGAGGCCTTGCAGCACCCCTACTTCGCAGACTTCTGCCCACCCTAA